The proteins below come from a single Mucilaginibacter mali genomic window:
- a CDS encoding DUF1801 domain-containing protein — protein sequence MTQLRPIDQYYLQKDEPVRSCLQFLREYILKQDANITEAWKYGMPFFCYRGKMCCYLWVHKKYHQPYIGFVEGKRMDHPGLLLEKRARMKIFLIDPEQDMPVDTLAELMKEMLRFYN from the coding sequence ATGACGCAATTGCGCCCCATTGACCAATATTACCTGCAAAAGGATGAACCGGTAAGAAGTTGCCTGCAATTCCTGCGCGAATACATCCTGAAGCAGGACGCCAACATCACCGAAGCATGGAAGTACGGTATGCCGTTCTTTTGCTACCGGGGCAAAATGTGCTGCTACCTGTGGGTGCACAAAAAGTACCATCAGCCCTACATCGGCTTTGTAGAGGGTAAGCGGATGGATCACCCGGGCCTGCTGCTGGAAAAGCGTGCCCGGATGAAGATCTTCCTGATCGACCCTGAGCAGGATATGCCTGTGGATACCCTTGCAGAATTGATGAAGGAGATGTTAAGGTTTTACAATTAG